A window of Streptomyces gilvosporeus contains these coding sequences:
- a CDS encoding CBS domain-containing protein, translating to MATTLRARDIMSAGVQCVGAHQTLLDASKMMRDMNVGCLPICGDNNRLMGLITDRDIVVQCCAEGIDPATVQAGTLDKTLHWIDAEASANEVLETMETHQIKRLPVIDVKGGHQLVGMITEANLAKNLSDKQIAEFTSRVYATAG from the coding sequence ATGGCTACGACGCTACGGGCCCGAGACATCATGTCCGCCGGGGTGCAATGCGTGGGCGCACACCAGACGCTGCTGGACGCCTCGAAAATGATGCGCGACATGAATGTCGGTTGCCTGCCCATCTGCGGCGACAACAACAGGCTCATGGGTCTGATCACCGACCGTGACATCGTCGTTCAGTGTTGCGCCGAAGGAATCGATCCGGCGACGGTGCAGGCCGGTACGCTCGACAAGACGCTGCACTGGATCGACGCGGAGGCGAGCGCCAACGAGGTCCTGGAGACCATGGAGACGCACCAGATCAAGCGCCTTCCGGTCATCGACGTCAAGGGCGGCCACCAACTGGTCGGAATGATCACCGAGGCCAATCTCGCAAAGAACCTCAGCGACAAACAGATCGCGGAATTCACCAGCCGGGTGTACGCAACCGCAGGCTAG
- a CDS encoding DoxX family membrane protein, whose amino-acid sequence MQTIWLDGPEWLAVLRIGLGLWWLESWRHKDKKDWFAGGGITWAAGVAARHRWSAVRTGFDRIVKPRPRLMAYVVASAELALGLGLTVGFLTPVALACGLVLNLLYLVLMIHDWGEQGQNLMMALISVTGLLAMSWQTWSLDSALGLFPG is encoded by the coding sequence ATGCAAACGATCTGGCTCGACGGGCCCGAGTGGCTAGCGGTCCTCCGTATCGGCCTCGGCCTGTGGTGGCTGGAAAGCTGGCGCCACAAGGACAAGAAGGACTGGTTCGCGGGCGGCGGCATCACCTGGGCGGCGGGTGTGGCGGCCCGGCACCGCTGGTCCGCGGTCCGCACCGGCTTCGACCGCATCGTGAAGCCCCGCCCCCGGCTGATGGCGTATGTCGTCGCCTCCGCAGAGCTCGCCCTCGGCCTGGGCCTGACCGTCGGATTCCTGACACCCGTCGCCCTGGCCTGCGGGCTCGTGCTCAACCTGCTCTATCTCGTGCTGATGATCCACGACTGGGGAGAGCAGGGGCAGAACCTGATGATGGCGCTGATATCCGTCACGGGACTGCTCGCCATGAGCTGGCAGACCTGGTCGCTGGACAGCGCCTTGGGGCTGTTTCCGGGCTAG
- a CDS encoding S9 family peptidase, giving the protein MPDWEKRFRAPRTSLPDWAEDAPDRSLFVSNATGTFELYAWDRATGSRRQATDRPNGTTDGTLSPDGEWIWWFSDTDGDEFGVWMRQPFAGGPDEPAIPGLAPSFPRGLSIGRDGTAVVGCSTDDEGSTIHLARPGEPPVEIYRHRESAGVGDLSYDGSLIAIEHTEHADAMHSAIRVIRADGSTVAELDDTNGGTEELGLSVMGFAPVDGDSRLLVGHQRRGRWEPMIWDPLTGVETALEIDLPGDVGADWYPDGSALLVEHEYQARSELWRYDLGAPGTDGDGPATGDGAGRTPLTRVETPAGTVSGATARPDGTVEFLWSSAALPPEVRSTSGAVVLDPPGITAPGSVPVTDAWVDGPGGRIHALVQRPAGEGPFPTIFEVHGGPTWHDSDAFASSPAAWVDHGFAVVRVNYRGSTGYGRAWTDALKHRVGLIELEDIDAVRRWAVSSGLADPKRLVLAGGSWGGYLTLLGLGTQPDVWAVGLAAVPVADYVTAYNDEMEGLKALDRTLLGGTPEEVPERFRASSPLTYVDEVRAPVYISAGVNDPRCPIRQVENYVQRLEQRGHPHEVYRYDAGHGSLVVEERIKQVRLELEFAQRYVPVGASARP; this is encoded by the coding sequence ATGCCGGACTGGGAGAAGCGGTTCCGTGCACCGCGGACAAGCCTGCCGGACTGGGCCGAGGACGCCCCGGACCGCTCCCTGTTCGTCTCGAACGCGACCGGCACCTTCGAGCTGTACGCCTGGGACCGCGCGACGGGCAGCCGGCGCCAGGCCACGGACCGGCCGAACGGCACGACGGACGGCACGCTGTCGCCGGACGGCGAGTGGATCTGGTGGTTCTCGGACACGGACGGGGACGAGTTCGGCGTGTGGATGCGCCAGCCCTTCGCCGGCGGCCCCGACGAGCCGGCGATCCCGGGTCTGGCCCCCTCTTTCCCCCGGGGGCTGTCGATCGGCCGCGACGGCACGGCGGTCGTCGGGTGCTCGACGGATGACGAGGGCTCGACCATCCATCTCGCACGGCCCGGAGAGCCGCCGGTGGAGATCTACCGCCACCGCGAATCGGCGGGCGTCGGCGACCTCTCGTACGACGGCTCGCTGATCGCGATCGAGCACACCGAGCACGCCGATGCGATGCACTCCGCGATCCGGGTCATACGGGCCGACGGCTCGACGGTCGCCGAGCTCGACGACACCAACGGCGGGACGGAGGAGCTGGGCCTGTCGGTGATGGGCTTTGCGCCGGTGGACGGCGACTCCCGGCTGCTGGTGGGACATCAGCGGCGGGGCCGCTGGGAGCCGATGATCTGGGATCCGCTGACCGGGGTGGAGACCGCTCTGGAGATAGATCTGCCCGGCGATGTGGGTGCGGACTGGTATCCGGACGGCTCGGCCTTGCTGGTGGAGCACGAGTACCAGGCGCGAAGCGAGCTGTGGCGCTATGACCTCGGTGCGCCCGGCACTGATGGCGACGGTCCGGCCACCGGGGACGGAGCGGGGCGCACACCGCTGACCCGGGTCGAGACCCCGGCGGGTACGGTCTCGGGCGCGACGGCGCGGCCGGACGGAACGGTGGAGTTCCTGTGGTCCTCCGCGGCGCTGCCGCCCGAGGTGCGGTCGACCAGCGGCGCGGTCGTGCTGGACCCGCCCGGGATAACGGCGCCCGGGTCGGTGCCGGTGACCGATGCCTGGGTGGACGGCCCCGGCGGCCGTATCCACGCCCTGGTGCAGCGGCCTGCGGGCGAGGGACCGTTCCCGACGATCTTCGAGGTACACGGCGGCCCGACCTGGCACGACAGCGATGCGTTCGCCTCGTCCCCGGCGGCCTGGGTGGACCACGGCTTCGCGGTCGTCCGCGTCAATTACCGGGGGTCGACGGGTTACGGCCGGGCCTGGACCGATGCGCTCAAGCATCGCGTCGGGCTGATCGAGCTGGAGGACATCGATGCGGTCCGCAGGTGGGCCGTCTCGTCGGGGCTCGCCGACCCGAAGCGCCTGGTCCTGGCCGGCGGCTCGTGGGGCGGCTATCTGACGCTGCTCGGCCTCGGGACGCAGCCGGACGTGTGGGCGGTGGGCCTGGCGGCGGTCCCCGTCGCCGACTACGTCACCGCGTACAACGACGAGATGGAAGGGCTCAAGGCGCTGGACCGCACGCTGCTCGGCGGCACGCCGGAGGAGGTCCCCGAGCGCTTCAGGGCGTCGTCACCGCTGACGTATGTGGACGAGGTGCGGGCGCCGGTCTACATCTCCGCGGGCGTCAACGACCCGCGGTGCCCCATCCGTCAGGTGGAGAACTACGTCCAGCGGCTGGAACAGCGCGGCCATCCGCACGAGGTCTACCGCTATGACGCCGGGCACGGCTCGCTGGTCGTGGAGGAGCGCATCAAGCAGGTCCGCCTGGAGCTCGAATTCGCGCAGCGCTATGTGCCGGTGGGAGCATCCGCCCGGCCGTGA
- a CDS encoding amino acid adenylation domain-containing protein, whose translation MTETGTAPDRPLGDGLLHHADALPDHIALTVGAREYTYQEVAHTARQWAAAVVEAAGARPRRVGVLASRSTAAYLGVAAALFAGAAFVPLNRELPVRRTRTMLERSAVDALIVDAASLPQLPELLRGLPKRPAVLLPDSLRADAPDLGDGPVLDAADLAAAAPLAQPLDVRPDDVAYVLFTSGSTGEPKGVPVTHANVRSFLDTNQDRYRLTPDDGLTQIGDQTFDLSVFDLFMAWENGARVCATDPQELLAPLPYLERNGITVWFSVPTVAAVLRKRGVLTPGSMPTLRWSLFCGEALPRATAEAWQAAAPGSTVENLYGPTELTIACTVYRWDPRTSPAHCVHDNVPIGQPYPGLHTLIVDEDLAPVADGATGELCVAGPQTTPGYWQAPELTAERFFARGGRTYYRTGDLVRRHHGQLVCLGRNDQQVKIDGYRIELGEIEAALRRSGAVEAVCLMWPDPGTITAVISGAADPSAVAAASAETLPPYMAPGAVHTVDTMPVNANGKVDRAALRRWLEDSPRA comes from the coding sequence ATGACGGAGACCGGAACGGCGCCGGACCGGCCCTTGGGCGACGGGCTGCTGCACCATGCGGACGCCCTCCCCGACCACATCGCGCTGACCGTCGGCGCACGCGAGTACACCTACCAGGAGGTCGCCCACACCGCCCGGCAGTGGGCCGCCGCGGTCGTCGAGGCGGCCGGAGCCCGGCCGCGGCGGGTCGGCGTCCTGGCCTCGCGCAGCACGGCCGCGTACCTGGGGGTGGCCGCCGCGCTGTTCGCCGGGGCGGCCTTCGTCCCGCTGAACCGGGAGCTGCCCGTACGGCGAACCCGGACGATGCTGGAGCGGTCGGCGGTCGACGCGCTGATCGTCGACGCGGCGTCGCTGCCCCAACTGCCGGAACTCCTGCGCGGCCTGCCGAAGCGGCCGGCGGTGCTGCTGCCCGACAGCCTGCGCGCCGACGCCCCGGACCTCGGCGACGGTCCGGTCCTGGACGCGGCCGATCTCGCGGCCGCCGCTCCGCTGGCGCAGCCGCTCGACGTGCGCCCCGACGACGTCGCCTATGTGCTGTTCACCTCGGGCAGCACCGGGGAGCCGAAGGGGGTCCCGGTCACCCATGCCAACGTCCGGTCCTTTCTCGACACGAACCAGGACCGCTATCGGCTGACACCGGACGACGGGCTCACGCAGATCGGCGACCAGACCTTCGACCTGTCGGTCTTCGACCTCTTCATGGCCTGGGAGAACGGGGCACGGGTCTGCGCGACGGACCCCCAGGAGCTGCTGGCGCCCCTGCCCTACCTGGAACGCAACGGGATCACCGTCTGGTTCTCGGTGCCGACGGTGGCCGCCGTACTGCGCAAGCGGGGCGTGCTCACCCCCGGGTCGATGCCCACCCTGCGCTGGAGCCTGTTCTGCGGCGAGGCGCTGCCCAGGGCCACCGCCGAGGCATGGCAGGCCGCCGCGCCCGGATCGACCGTGGAGAACCTGTACGGCCCGACCGAGCTGACCATCGCCTGCACGGTCTACCGCTGGGATCCGCGGACGAGCCCGGCGCACTGCGTGCACGACAACGTGCCGATCGGGCAGCCCTACCCGGGCCTGCACACGCTGATCGTGGACGAGGACCTGGCCCCGGTCGCGGACGGGGCCACCGGCGAGCTGTGCGTGGCCGGCCCCCAGACCACGCCCGGCTACTGGCAGGCGCCCGAGCTGACCGCCGAGCGCTTCTTCGCACGCGGCGGCAGGACGTACTACCGCACCGGCGACCTGGTGCGCAGGCACCACGGCCAGCTGGTCTGCCTCGGCCGCAACGACCAGCAGGTCAAGATCGATGGTTACCGGATCGAACTGGGCGAGATCGAAGCGGCGCTGCGCCGGTCCGGGGCGGTGGAGGCCGTATGCCTGATGTGGCCGGACCCCGGGACGATCACCGCCGTGATCTCCGGCGCGGCGGATCCGTCCGCCGTGGCCGCCGCGTCCGCGGAGACGCTGCCGCCCTATATGGCGCCCGGGGCGGTGCATACCGTGGACACCATGCCGGTCAACGCGAACGGCAAGGTGGACCGCGCCGCGCTGCGCCGGTGGCTGGAGGATTCCCCGCGAGCGTGA
- a CDS encoding class I SAM-dependent methyltransferase, which produces MAIHTASDYYDQDGFRRVKDVIRAFETAEVGEVTGRSLLHLQCHFGQDTLSWLHRGAAHVVGLDFSEPAVETARELAAELGYGPDRASFVAADVYDAAEAVPDPSYDIVYTGIGALNWLPDLVRWAETAASLITPGGFLYLAEFHPLGDVLDEETGSRIAYDYFRRDAWVEETPGTYTDFGAPTVNNRCVEWQHPLGDVISALAGAGLRIDFLHEHDMTMFERFRVLRRGRDGFYRFPEGRPRIPLMYSVKASRPR; this is translated from the coding sequence GTGGCCATCCACACCGCCAGCGATTATTACGACCAGGACGGATTCCGCCGGGTCAAAGACGTGATCCGCGCCTTCGAGACCGCGGAGGTCGGCGAGGTCACCGGCCGCAGTCTGCTGCACCTCCAGTGCCACTTCGGCCAGGACACCCTCTCCTGGCTCCACCGCGGCGCGGCCCATGTCGTCGGCCTGGACTTCTCCGAACCGGCCGTCGAGACCGCCCGCGAACTGGCCGCCGAACTCGGCTACGGCCCCGACCGCGCCTCCTTCGTCGCCGCCGACGTCTACGACGCGGCCGAAGCCGTCCCCGACCCGTCGTACGACATCGTCTACACCGGCATCGGCGCCCTGAACTGGCTCCCGGACCTGGTCCGCTGGGCCGAGACGGCCGCCTCCCTCATCACCCCCGGCGGCTTTCTCTATCTCGCCGAATTCCACCCGCTGGGCGACGTTCTGGACGAGGAGACGGGCTCGCGGATCGCCTACGACTATTTTCGCCGTGACGCGTGGGTGGAGGAAACCCCGGGCACCTATACGGACTTCGGCGCGCCGACGGTCAACAACCGCTGCGTGGAATGGCAGCATCCGCTCGGCGATGTCATTTCCGCCCTGGCCGGTGCCGGGTTGCGGATCGACTTTCTGCACGAGCACGACATGACGATGTTCGAGCGCTTTCGCGTGTTGCGGCGGGGCCGCGACGGCTTCTACCGATTCCCCGAGGGACGCCCGCGCATTCCCCTGATGTATTCGGTGAAGGCGAGTCGGCCGCGGTGA